From the Treponema sp. J25 genome, one window contains:
- the rplM gene encoding 50S ribosomal protein L13 yields the protein MKTVFVKPAEAERKWYVIDAEGKVLGRVAARVASILRGKEKAIFAPHQEIGDYVVIVNADKVVVTGRKKSQKMYHHHTGFVGGLKSYSFETLISRHPTQPLELAIKGMLPKGPLGRKLFKNVKVYAGPTHPHGAQNPQPIEL from the coding sequence ATGAAGACGGTGTTTGTAAAACCTGCGGAAGCAGAGCGAAAATGGTATGTTATTGATGCGGAAGGAAAGGTCCTTGGGCGGGTAGCTGCGCGGGTAGCTTCCATCCTTAGGGGGAAAGAAAAGGCGATTTTTGCTCCCCATCAGGAAATTGGCGATTATGTGGTGATCGTGAATGCAGACAAGGTGGTGGTAACTGGCCGGAAAAAGAGCCAGAAAATGTATCACCACCATACGGGATTTGTGGGGGGGCTTAAGTCCTATTCCTTCGAGACCCTTATTTCCCGGCATCCGACCCAGCCGTTAGAACTGGCTATTAAGGGGATGCTTCCCAAGGGACCCCTTGGAAGGAAGTTGTTTAAGAATGTGAAGGTGTATGCGGGACCTACTCATCCTCATGGGGCCCAGAATCCACAACCTATTGAACTATAA